One stretch of Novosphingobium pentaromativorans US6-1 DNA includes these proteins:
- a CDS encoding YceI family protein, with translation MNRLLGAACALPPALAFAAAFALSSPLPAQEAEAEATPAAPASTFGQPDPSLVTGGHYKADPHHTLVEWSVDHLGFTPYFGLFSDISGTLDLDPKRPEQARIAMTIPVTSITVASADLKAHLMKPPASEGGKPDFFGPKPEDARFVSTLVRITGDQQAEMTGNLTLNGITKPVTLQVLFHGAGTVPPQMGGGEGLGFDATGTLKRSDFGLDFGIPMVSDQVELKIAAAFMKDAAKAAP, from the coding sequence ATGAACCGACTGCTCGGCGCAGCCTGCGCCCTGCCGCCCGCCCTCGCCTTCGCCGCTGCATTCGCGCTGTCCTCGCCGCTCCCGGCGCAGGAAGCGGAGGCAGAAGCCACACCGGCCGCCCCGGCGTCCACATTCGGCCAACCCGATCCCTCGCTGGTTACAGGCGGCCACTACAAGGCTGATCCGCACCATACGCTCGTTGAGTGGAGCGTCGATCACCTTGGCTTCACGCCCTATTTCGGACTGTTCTCCGACATCTCGGGAACGCTGGACCTCGACCCGAAACGGCCCGAGCAGGCCCGCATCGCGATGACCATTCCGGTCACAAGCATCACGGTCGCCAGTGCAGACCTGAAGGCACACCTGATGAAACCGCCCGCCAGTGAAGGCGGGAAGCCCGACTTCTTCGGCCCCAAGCCGGAAGACGCGCGTTTCGTCTCCACCTTGGTCAGGATCACCGGGGACCAGCAGGCGGAGATGACCGGCAATCTCACGCTCAACGGCATCACGAAGCCCGTCACCCTGCAGGTTCTCTTCCACGGCGCCGGGACGGTGCCGCCGCAGATGGGCGGCGGCGAAGGACTTGGATTCGATGCGACGGGTACGCTCAAGCGCAGCGACTTCGGGCTCGATTTCGGGATTCCGATGGTATCAGACCAGGTCGAACTCAAG
- the ilvC gene encoding ketol-acid reductoisomerase: MKVYYDADCDINLITGKKIAVLGYGSQGHAHAQNLRDSGVKDVAIALREGSATAKKAEAAGFKVLTNKEAAAWADILMILAPDEHQAEIYAADIHENMKPGAALAFAHGLNVHFGLIEPRADIDVIMVAPKGPGHTVRSEFQRGGGVPCLVAIHQDTTGNAHDIALAYASGVGGGRSGIIETNFREECETDLFGEQAVLCGGATALVQAGFETLVEAGYAPEMAYFECLHELKLIVDLMYEGGIANMRYSISNTAEYGDIKTGPRIITDETKKEMKRVLEDIQSGRFVKDFVMDNRAGQPELKASRKAALRHPIEETGAKLRAMMPWIGANALVDKTKN, translated from the coding sequence ATGAAAGTCTATTACGACGCCGATTGCGACATCAACCTGATCACCGGCAAGAAGATCGCCGTGCTGGGCTACGGCAGCCAGGGCCATGCCCACGCGCAGAACCTGCGCGACAGTGGCGTCAAGGACGTGGCCATCGCGCTGCGCGAAGGTTCGGCAACTGCCAAGAAGGCCGAAGCAGCCGGCTTCAAGGTCCTTACGAACAAGGAAGCCGCGGCATGGGCCGACATCCTCATGATCCTCGCGCCCGACGAACACCAGGCCGAGATCTACGCTGCCGACATTCATGAAAACATGAAGCCCGGCGCTGCGCTCGCCTTCGCCCACGGCCTCAACGTGCACTTCGGCCTCATCGAGCCGCGCGCCGACATCGACGTCATCATGGTCGCCCCCAAGGGTCCGGGCCACACCGTGCGCTCCGAATTCCAGCGCGGCGGCGGCGTGCCCTGCCTCGTTGCCATTCACCAGGACACCACCGGCAACGCCCACGACATCGCCCTTGCCTATGCTTCGGGCGTCGGCGGCGGCCGCTCGGGCATCATCGAAACCAACTTCCGCGAAGAGTGCGAAACCGACCTCTTCGGTGAGCAGGCCGTTCTGTGCGGCGGCGCGACCGCCCTTGTCCAGGCTGGTTTCGAAACGCTCGTCGAAGCCGGTTACGCTCCCGAGATGGCCTACTTCGAGTGCCTTCACGAGCTGAAGCTGATCGTCGACCTGATGTATGAAGGCGGCATCGCCAACATGCGCTACTCGATCTCGAACACCGCCGAATATGGCGACATCAAGACCGGTCCGCGCATCATCACCGATGAGACCAAGAAGGAAATGAAGCGCGTTCTGGAAGACATCCAGTCGGGCCGTTTCGTGAAGGACTTCGTGATGGACAACCGCGCCGGCCAGCCCGAGCTGAAGGCTTCGCGCAAGGCTGCCCTGCGTCACCCGATCGAGGAAACTGGCGCCAAGCTGCGCGCGATGATGCCCTGGATCGGCGCCAACGCCCTGGTCGACAAGACCAAGAACTAA
- the ilvN gene encoding acetolactate synthase small subunit produces MMHIKHEAEERHVLTVTVDNEAGILAKIAGLFTARGYNIDSLTVADITENHSVSRITIVTHGPPSQIDQIHAQLERLVPVHKVVDLTEVGPYVQRELALVKVAGVGEKRVEALRIADVFRAKPVDTTTGSFIFELTGAPDKIDTFVTLMRELGLVEVGRTGIVAMIRGAEEA; encoded by the coding sequence ATGATGCATATCAAGCACGAGGCCGAAGAACGGCACGTCCTGACCGTCACGGTCGACAACGAGGCCGGTATCCTGGCCAAGATCGCCGGCCTGTTCACCGCGCGCGGCTACAACATCGACAGCCTGACCGTGGCCGACATCACCGAGAACCACTCGGTAAGCCGGATCACGATCGTCACCCACGGCCCGCCGAGCCAGATCGACCAGATCCACGCGCAGCTGGAGCGCCTGGTGCCGGTCCACAAGGTCGTCGACCTCACCGAAGTCGGCCCTTACGTGCAGCGCGAACTGGCGCTGGTGAAAGTGGCAGGCGTTGGAGAGAAGCGCGTCGAAGCGCTGCGCATCGCCGACGTTTTCCGCGCCAAGCCTGTCGACACCACGACCGGCAGCTTCATCTTCGAGCTGACCGGCGCACCGGACAAGATCGATACCTTCGTCACCTTGATGCGTGAACTCGGCCTCGTCGAGGTCGGACGTACCGGCATCGTGGCGATGATCCGCGGAGCGGAAGAAGCCTGA